From the Polyangiaceae bacterium genome, one window contains:
- a CDS encoding protein kinase produces the protein MVSSSEALRPCPQCGSACSTEHSYCPACGFPVGTVGKAGEDRLIGRSLPGGYHVIDLISVGGMGRVYRAEQSVLGRTVAVKVIHPHLLADENSAVRFMTEARAASQLNHPNSVAVFDFGRTDDGQPYLVMEFLRGKDLARVAWEEGPLPFARVVDVLRQVLAALGEAHDLGIVHRDLKPENVILEPLRRGGDFVKVVDFGLAKLKAGDDLATNVTSPGIVCGTPDYMAPEQGRGDAIDGRSDLYAVGVILFQLLTGRLPFEADSPTQVVMMHLSIPVPDPRQVAPERDIPDPLVDVCLKALRKDARERYQDAHEFADALKQALALAESGAPAPTSLPPTSLVAGATTSCPSCSQVVPLARFCCECGARLPARSTSPELAVFPLAFVGRDDDVEWLEDRRVQAEGQVVGARLVGEPGSGKTRLLDEFLDRARSDGDTVVLTGPDPFWAEVACSSVRAAILALAKLDEQVSINDLKGLTPEARRGLEEVLGRTNGRDERAPAERRFAVAEALRWALSTASQREGGRRVVLAVDELHRIDPPSRFAFADALAEAPPMALLLVCSHIPGFESGWGASHGARLLAGLPPPALSRLLRRVPGSPTLSDDDNRGILPMYVEQLARFVADGGQDPPTRLGDLVALRIDTLEPEPRRTLQALAVLGDRVMATNIAQLLSAGANIDEALSHLEKAGMISRTNGRVSTSHPLLREIVLAGLPAAVRKELHSKALRNADERGAPLEAKANHAFECGDSFQALLLLEQVADRASARGDAATEVEALRRGLEVARREIARGELDDPMRAVLIFARKLGTALTRTGNFADAEGVLREALDFAGPSGTDRARVLSGLAHVAHGRRRSDEAIGFINQAIETAKESGAFDLVDKLNDTRRAWAS, from the coding sequence ATGGTGAGCTCCTCCGAAGCCCTGCGCCCCTGCCCCCAATGCGGGTCGGCATGCTCCACCGAGCACAGCTACTGTCCGGCCTGTGGCTTCCCCGTCGGCACCGTCGGCAAGGCTGGTGAGGATCGGCTCATCGGGCGTTCGCTGCCTGGCGGCTATCACGTCATCGATCTGATCAGCGTCGGGGGAATGGGGCGCGTGTACCGGGCCGAGCAGAGTGTGCTCGGACGAACCGTCGCGGTGAAGGTGATCCACCCGCACCTGCTCGCCGACGAGAACTCGGCCGTGCGCTTCATGACGGAGGCGAGAGCTGCAAGCCAGCTCAACCACCCGAATTCGGTCGCGGTGTTCGACTTCGGCCGCACTGACGATGGCCAGCCCTACTTGGTGATGGAGTTCCTGCGAGGCAAGGACCTAGCCAGGGTCGCGTGGGAAGAGGGGCCGCTTCCATTCGCTCGGGTAGTGGATGTGCTTCGTCAAGTCCTGGCGGCCCTCGGCGAAGCCCACGACTTGGGGATCGTGCACCGCGACCTCAAGCCCGAGAACGTGATCCTCGAGCCCCTCCGTCGCGGTGGGGACTTCGTCAAGGTGGTGGACTTCGGCCTGGCAAAGCTGAAGGCCGGGGATGACCTTGCGACCAACGTGACCAGTCCGGGAATCGTCTGCGGAACCCCCGACTACATGGCTCCCGAGCAGGGGCGGGGCGACGCAATCGATGGGCGCAGCGATCTCTACGCGGTTGGTGTCATCCTGTTCCAGCTGTTGACCGGGCGGCTTCCTTTCGAAGCGGACAGCCCGACCCAAGTCGTGATGATGCACCTGTCGATTCCGGTGCCGGACCCGCGCCAGGTCGCACCGGAACGTGACATCCCGGATCCCTTGGTCGACGTCTGCCTCAAGGCACTCAGAAAAGACGCGCGCGAGCGCTACCAGGACGCCCACGAATTCGCCGACGCCCTGAAGCAGGCCCTGGCGCTGGCAGAAAGTGGCGCGCCGGCTCCAACGTCACTGCCCCCGACGTCGCTGGTGGCAGGCGCAACCACGTCCTGTCCTTCTTGCTCCCAAGTCGTGCCGCTTGCGCGTTTCTGCTGCGAATGCGGCGCGCGCCTACCGGCGCGCAGCACCAGTCCGGAGCTCGCTGTCTTTCCCCTCGCCTTCGTAGGCCGAGACGACGACGTCGAGTGGCTCGAAGACCGCCGTGTTCAGGCCGAGGGTCAGGTGGTGGGTGCGCGCCTGGTGGGCGAGCCGGGCAGCGGCAAGACGCGGCTGCTGGATGAGTTCTTGGACCGGGCGAGGTCCGATGGCGACACCGTCGTGCTGACGGGGCCAGATCCTTTCTGGGCGGAAGTTGCCTGCTCCTCGGTCCGTGCGGCAATCCTCGCGCTAGCGAAGCTCGACGAGCAGGTCAGCATCAACGATCTCAAAGGGCTGACCCCGGAGGCTCGCCGCGGCCTGGAAGAGGTTTTGGGTCGGACAAACGGTCGCGACGAGCGCGCGCCTGCGGAGCGGCGGTTCGCGGTGGCCGAAGCCCTGCGGTGGGCCCTTTCCACCGCATCGCAACGGGAAGGTGGCCGGCGCGTCGTGCTCGCGGTCGACGAACTGCATCGCATCGATCCCCCAAGCCGATTTGCGTTCGCAGATGCGCTCGCTGAGGCGCCACCCATGGCGCTGCTGTTGGTATGCAGTCACATTCCGGGGTTCGAGTCCGGTTGGGGCGCGAGCCACGGAGCACGCCTGCTCGCAGGTCTGCCACCACCGGCGCTTTCGCGTCTTCTGCGCCGCGTACCGGGCTCGCCGACGCTGAGCGATGATGACAATCGCGGCATCTTGCCGATGTACGTGGAGCAGCTGGCTCGCTTCGTCGCCGACGGTGGCCAAGATCCGCCAACCCGCCTGGGTGACCTCGTGGCCCTGCGCATCGACACCTTGGAACCCGAGCCGCGGCGCACGTTGCAGGCACTGGCGGTGTTGGGCGATCGCGTGATGGCAACGAACATCGCTCAGTTGCTCTCCGCGGGGGCCAACATCGACGAAGCGCTGAGTCATCTGGAGAAGGCCGGCATGATCAGCCGCACGAACGGGCGAGTCTCCACCTCCCATCCCCTGCTTCGCGAGATCGTGTTGGCGGGGTTGCCCGCGGCCGTTCGAAAAGAACTTCACTCCAAAGCACTTCGCAACGCCGACGAGCGCGGCGCACCGCTGGAGGCCAAGGCCAATCACGCCTTCGAGTGCGGAGATTCCTTCCAGGCACTCTTGCTGCTGGAACAGGTCGCGGACCGCGCATCGGCACGCGGAGATGCCGCGACGGAAGTGGAGGCGCTGCGCCGTGGGCTCGAAGTCGCGCGACGAGAGATTGCCCGCGGTGAACTCGACGACCCGATGCGCGCGGTGCTCATCTTTGCTCGTAAGTTGGGCACGGCACTGACGCGAACGGGCAACTTTGCCGACGCCGAAGGCGTGCTGCGCGAGGCTTTGGACTTCGCTGGACCGAGCGGCACTGACCGTGCGCGCGTGCTCAGCGGCCTGGCGCACGTGGCCCACGGTCGACGCCGCTCCGATGAGGCGATCGGATTCATCAACCAGGCCATCGAGACCGCCAAGGAGTCCGGTGCGTTCGACCTGGTCGACAAGCTCAACGATACCCGTCGTGCTTGGGCATCCTAG
- a CDS encoding CaiB/BaiF CoA-transferase family protein encodes MNALDGIRILDLTRLLPGPFATLVLADLGAQVDKLEDPSSGDYLRHTPPVVGDQAVAFHALNRGKRSLALDLKRPEGAQAFRKLVKNYDVVFEQFRPGVLGRLGLGHDTMLLENPRLIVCALTGYGQSGPLRDRAGHDLNYMARAGLMGLQGPAEDKPALPAFQLADVSGGMWCVIAILAALRERELTGRGRTLDIAMFDSVIPFATITLSKILGGETVNRGQELLTGGIAPYQTYRTKDDAFITLAALEPKFLMRFCGAVGLEIDMTALMPGPHQHELQRRFADVFSSRTRAEWQQFNEQHDCCLEPVLEPNELRADPHVKARNLFPNLQLPEGEVGVFRTPVTPAEHPLRPGPRQGEHSREILREAGFDAAELDTLARSGALPG; translated from the coding sequence ATGAACGCCCTCGACGGCATTCGCATCCTGGACCTCACGCGCCTGCTGCCCGGGCCTTTTGCCACTCTGGTACTCGCCGACCTCGGCGCCCAGGTGGACAAGCTCGAGGACCCCAGCAGTGGTGACTACCTGCGGCACACTCCGCCAGTAGTAGGCGACCAGGCCGTCGCCTTCCACGCCTTGAATCGCGGCAAACGCAGCTTGGCGCTGGACCTGAAACGCCCCGAAGGCGCCCAGGCGTTCCGCAAGCTGGTGAAGAACTACGACGTCGTCTTCGAGCAGTTTCGCCCCGGTGTGCTGGGGCGTCTCGGACTGGGACACGACACGATGCTGCTGGAGAACCCGCGGCTCATCGTCTGCGCACTCACCGGGTACGGTCAAAGCGGCCCGCTCCGGGATCGCGCCGGACACGATTTGAACTACATGGCGCGCGCCGGGCTGATGGGACTGCAGGGGCCGGCCGAGGACAAGCCCGCCTTGCCTGCCTTCCAGCTGGCGGACGTTTCCGGAGGTATGTGGTGCGTGATCGCCATCCTGGCGGCGCTGCGCGAACGTGAGCTGACAGGTCGTGGTCGTACCCTCGACATCGCCATGTTCGATTCGGTCATTCCCTTCGCGACCATTACGCTGAGCAAGATCCTCGGAGGTGAGACCGTCAATCGCGGACAGGAGCTGCTGACAGGGGGCATCGCTCCCTATCAAACCTATCGTACGAAGGACGACGCCTTCATCACCTTGGCCGCGTTGGAACCCAAGTTCTTGATGCGTTTCTGTGGCGCAGTCGGTTTGGAAATCGACATGACCGCGTTGATGCCGGGCCCCCATCAGCACGAGCTGCAACGACGTTTCGCCGACGTCTTCTCCAGTCGCACACGAGCCGAGTGGCAGCAGTTCAACGAGCAGCACGACTGCTGCCTCGAGCCCGTGTTGGAGCCGAACGAGTTGCGAGCCGATCCGCACGTGAAGGCCCGCAACCTGTTCCCCAATCTCCAGCTACCCGAAGGCGAGGTCGGCGTGTTCCGCACGCCCGTTACGCCCGCGGAGCACCCACTGCGACCCGGACCACGCCAAGGTGAACACAGTCGCGAAATCTTGCGAGAGGCCGGCTTCGACGCCGCTGAGCTCGACACCCTGGCCCGATCCGGTGCGCTGCCTGGCTAG